Below is a window of Oreochromis aureus strain Israel breed Guangdong linkage group 4, ZZ_aureus, whole genome shotgun sequence DNA.
AGTAAGATAACTGCCGTTTCCCCCGAAAAGGAGCTCAGTGTTTCATAGTGCCGGTAATAATTCTGGTAATCCTaaatgtctttctgtctttcctccgttataaaatataaaatgctgACTGATAGAAAACAAAGTCATTGGggtaaaaatgttttctggCTACCTGAACTTTTAACACACAAACAGTTGTgagaactttatttatttcaaatcaTTCATTGCAAACCAAATGTCAGCTTTAAATGAtcacagtaaatataaacatatgATCAATAAGCAACTCCTAAAATTAGCACCTCTAAGTGTGAGGCCACTGCTTTCCATGGCCATGGCCCGGAAAACAGTGGAGTCCTCAGTTTGGCTCAGGAACGAGTTACTTCCCCAGGTGGAGGACTTATCTCAGTGTCTTGTTCATGAGCGACGGGGATTTGTATcttgatctacgtccctactCTCGCCTACGTCTCGAGctttgggtagtgaccaaaagaatgagatcatagatacaaaagacagaattagctttctctgaagggtggctAATTTCTCCCTTAGAGAAAGGGTGAGGGGTTCAGCTATTTAAAAGGGACTGGGtatagagccgctgctcctccatgTTGAAAGGAGctagttgaggtggttcgggcaccTGACTGTGATGTCTACTGGTTGATGTGTTCATGGTACCCTGGCCCCAGGGTAGACCCACGACTTACGGGGGAGACCACATTTCTCaactggcctgggaatgccttggagttcccccggatgagctggaggaggtggctgggggagagggaggtcttgGTTTCTCTGCCTAGGCTGCTGCCCCAGTGACCCGGCCCCAGatgagcagaagaaaatggaaggGCACATCCTACAACAGTCCACAAAAggaataattttgtttttctctctctctctttctccgtTATGTGTTCACAGTTAAAGATGAAGATAACAGACTTTGAGAACAGGAGGAGTTTTAAATCCATATGGCTCAACAGCCAGTTCAGAGAGGAGGTACGAcactctaaaaaacaaaaacaaaaaaacctttacaaaaggaaaaatgtttCTGTGATTCAACCATAGACATGAAACTCTGTTTCTTATGTTGCAGGAGATTACTCTTTACCCTGACAAGCACGGCTGTGTGCGGGACCTTTTGGAAGAATGTAAAAAGGCTGTGGAGCTGTCTGAAAACGGCTCTGAGAAGCTCAGGTATCCATCTGTGTTTGGCTTGCTTGTCTTCCTCTCGGTGGTTGCAATCAGAACTTTTtgacagctgctgcagctgtccTGCCGTACAGGGAGTTTGCATCTGATGGTAAACTgagttaaaattaaaaaaatcgaGCACACTTTGGTCCGTTTTAGCTTTTTGAACATCATCTTTGACCCTGGGCAAATCACTAGAGATTGAGGGCTTGTTGTAGCCTAGACTGTCTGTAGTCAGTTTATCGCTTTAGTTTTCCACTCATCTTGATCCAGGTAACATTTTGGCTTTTGTTTAAcccctttgtttgtttgttttttaatcaaatccTAACCATGTGCAAAATGTGTGcatcttctcctttttttaaacacttttcaAGTACTTCAAATTATAGTCTGACAATTACAACCCTCACAGCAACCGCAGCCTGCACAGCCCCATTTCATTCTGTAAACCTGCTCTCTGTGACAGCACTGGCACCTTTCCCTTTAGTTTTGTTGAATTTCTTGTTTTCCCTGGTGTGATGTCAGAATCAGATTGTGCTGCATTTGAGAAGCTCCTGCAGAGCGTTAATGCCTCCTCCCTCGTTCTCCCTCTGCAGGCTGTTAGAGATAGTAAGCTATAAAATCATCGGAGTTCACCAGGAGGACGAGCTGCTAGAATGTTTATCTCCTGCTGCCAGCCGCACCTTCAGAATAGAGGTGAGTGTTTATGCGAGGCGTTGCCTGTGCAGCGTGTTTCACCGTGTCGTTTATTTTATGTTAGCCGCTTAACTTCCACTTAACATGCCGTCGGCCCGACACTGTATTTTTGCCCTCACAGCCAGCCAGTTAGCAGTAGAAGTATTACTTCTTCATGCTTGTTAAAGGTTAAATACCAAGCTTCTGGCTCAGTTTTCTCTGTAGCTCTTGCGTCATTACAGCATGTTAAAACTTTGACCACCAGGTGTCGGTAAAAACAgttggtttatttttaaattttatagtCAATGGTTTGATCTGAGCTTATTTTCTTCCTTCATCTCTCTTGTGCTGCTTGGGTTTTTTCAGGAGATTCCTTTGGACCAGGTGGACTTGGATAAGGACACTGAAATGCTAATCCCTGTTGCTCACTTCCATAAGGAGGTCTTTGGCACCTTTGGGATTCCCTTTTTGCTCAAGATCAGacaggtgtgtgttttttgtttacttgAACCACATAATGTGgggattattatttattttatttcctcttGACTCACTTCCATCCCATTCTCCTCTGTGCAGGGTGAGTCGTTTCGGGAGGTGATGAGGAGGATCCAGACCATGCTGGACATCCAGGAGAAAGAGTTTGAGAAGGTAGGTCATTGTTGGTTTGCTTCTTCTTAAAACAGCGTTATCCTGATGCTGAAATAATTAAAGTGTTAACATGGGGGTAGTTAACCATCagatgtctgtctctgtgtgttctcAGTTCAAGTTTGCAATTGTGATGATGGGTCGGCATCAGTACATCAATGAGGATGAGTACGAGGTCAACCTGAAGGACTTTGAACCACAGCCAGGTATTTACTGCCTGCGGTGCTACTGGGAGCGGTACCAGTGTAACTGCTGCTGTTACTGATACTGCACCGATTGAACGACACCGGGCTAGAgccaaacacaaaaataaaacaagagcaTGAAACTGCATCACAAGGACAGAGATTGCTCAGATTCGAGCACAGTGCCTCGTCATCCACCACTTCAATGTCACGGCTGCTCATATTTATACAAGTTTATCCACCTAATAATGAACTTTAAAGACCTTTTatgtacactcactggccacctTGTCAGGTACACCTTGTGTTAGTACTGGGTCGGAtcttcttttgccatcagagcTGCCTTCGCTCTTTatagcacagattcaacaaggtgctggagaTATTCCTCAGATacattgacatgacagcatcacacagctgatgcaaatttgtcggctgcacatccatgatgtgaatctcccatttcaccacatcccaaaggtgctctgctggactgagatctggtgactgtggaagtTATTTGAGTAAAGTGAACTCATCGTCACGTTAAATAAAGTAGTTCGAGgtgatttgagttttgtgacatagtttgctgtcctgctggaagcagccattagaAGATGAGTACACTGTGGTTATAGACATGCTCTGCAGCAATACTTGGAGAGCCTTTGGTGTTTAAGTGATCCTTATTCGGTACTAAGACCCCTAAGAAAATATCCCGCACACCATTAAACCCTCACCAACAGTTTGAACTGTAGATaaaaggcaggatggatccatgctttcattcTGTTTATGCCTCAttctaccatctgaatgtcacagcagaaatcaacTTCAGACAAGACGATTTGATCTTTTGTGGTCCAAATTTTGTGAATCTGTACAAATTGTAGCGTCAGGTTTCCTGTTCTTCGCTGACAGGAGTGCCACCCAGgctggtcttctgctgctgtagcccatctgtttCAGGCTTTGacattcagagatgctgttCTGCAACCTTGGTTGTAACGAGCGCTTATTTGAGAGAGAACTGCTCCCCTGTTTactggatgttttctcttttttggaccgtcctctgtaaaccccagagatggttgtgtgtgaaaatcccaccaaatcaacagtttctgaaacactcagtctgacaccaacaaccatgctacattcaaagtcacttaaatcagctTTCTTCCCAGATTTTGAATTTGAACCTCAGCAGGTCACCTTCATCATGTCTGCATGGCAAAATGCACTGAGTtcctgtcatgtgattggctgattacatCTGGCGAGTGTAGTTCTGGTGTTTACCACACTGCCTCTCCAGTGATTCCTCTACAAGCGTGACACAGAACCTCTGAAGGGTTCCTGTAGTAGGGAGACTGGGGCGGGGCATGTGTTTCGTCTGCAGCAGTGATTGGTTCTTATTTGTAATGTAACAGCATCAAAATGGCCAAAAGTTCCCCAGCAGTCGATAGTTTTGATGTGTGTAGCCCAACCCAGTCACCAGAATCAATAAAACTGGACTTTATTTTCTTCACGTTTCTAATATTGGCCGGTGTGTCAGCGACACCTGAGATTAATGTCGATGTCACGCGGGCTACAGAAATACTCCCACTGCTCCTGTTACTGTTCATGTGATTTCTGTACTGCGGGTGTCACTGTCACTCCTCCTAATGACCTCTCTGATGTGTCTTCCTGTGCAGGTAACATGTCCCACCCGCGCCCCTGGCTAGGGTTGGATCATTTCAACAAAGCTCCAAAGAGAGGTCGCTACACCTACCTGGAGAAAGCAATCAAGATCCACAACTAAAGcagcccccaccccccaccttcTCCCCTGgtcctcctcatcctctcctGCTCCGCCTTCATCCCTACCTACTTTAACAAACCATAACCACAGACTGTAACCAacaaccgtgtgtgtgtgtgtgattgtgcgTGAGAAAgactgagagtgtgtgtgtgtgtgtgtgtgtgtgtgtgtgtgtgtgtattcatcaCTTTTAACACCCCGCCTGGACACCTCTACAGCTCTACACCGGCACTATGTCTTCAGTGATTGGGATCTTGCTGCAGCTGATGGATTATTCTTCAACCACAAAATAAACCGCACCAACCACTgactgtttattttgttgtacattttatttcttttcccttttttccccctgtttttttaaaaatcgtcTCCCTCCATGTTTGAGGCTGTTCGGTTATTTTTTCTGGCTTGTCTGCCTGTTGACTGCTTTTTGTTGCCTGTTCAGAAATGGGAGACGTGTAATTGGattttatgatttaaaaaaaaaaaaattaagaggaATCACGACACAGTATAgcatatataatatgtatgctatatataaatattttcatATATAAATATGAACTTCTAGGCTTAGTTTTCACTTCCACCtcatttaaagcttttttttttcccttcacaaTTTTTTGGgggttgtttttaaataaagttgttcaAAGGGGCATCACACTGCTGTGCGCAGAGGTCAATGAGTGTGCTGTTTGGAGGACTGACTTGCAGAAAATGATGGAGAGATGCAGtcgttttaaaaatattaataatttttgCAAAAGCAGCTGCGAGCTGGCGTCCACCCTGAAGTTCTCTGGTTTGCTCTTATGATGAGGTTTCCTTATATTTTCCGCTCCCATCCCTATAGAGCAACAAAAATCAGTATTTCCAAGTTTACACTCAAGTTCTCTTTTCCACTTAGTTTGGttggaggagaaaaagaaaaatttttttttgtctctttctgcAGACCTtgtattataaaaataaaaaaaaaaatctgcaaaacagcatctgtttaaaataaatggggAAAAATACGATTTGTCTGTATTTCCTCTTGAACGTTGGAAATTAATCTTAGAAGTTTCTCAGGTCTGGcaaaagtacttttttttttttttttttttttttttttattgtgagtTGCTaggtaacattcacacacacagatatgtgTTACCTCCCTGATGACGTCCTTTTTAGTTTTCTGGGGGTTGCTAAAGGTTTGTCCCCCTCCTCTCAGTCATTCCTcttgtaaaacacacacacacacacacacacacacacacacaagctgcaACATCTCTCTTCTTTCTTGATTGAATCTGTCGCCCCCTGGTGGTTGGCAGCAGTAACTGCGCTGTGCTTGGTAGGGAGCTGCAGACATTTAGAGCCCCACTGGTTTGAGGATTGTGTAGAGACAAAAACCAGCATTGTAAGAAACACTTTAAGCCCTatgaatttcttttttcttttgttaatttcaggttttgttttcttctctttcttttaaaGCACAGATGGAATGCACCCCTAATAGCGCATAGCTGGCTCTGTACAGACAACATTTAAGAattgtatatttaaaaatatgaacGTGTAAAATTTAAGAGAAACACACGCCTTTGTTGTTGGGTACAGAAGGAGCCAGGTGTTcatattttttgtgtgtaggtttcttttttgtttgtttgttttgcgtTCCTGATGTACCATTGACAggtttttcccccctctgttacatttggattgtttttcttttaaaaactaaCTGCATTGGTTTGTCTTGTTGAGAAGTGCAGTACAGagatgacctgcagaatcacacCTTAATTTGATCTTTTCCACTTTAAAATCCTCAGTGTAGCAGCAGTGTACGACAACTATTCCTGTATATTGCCTTTTTGCTGGAAAATGTATGTTGAATAAAAATTTTCTATAAAAACAAATAGACGCACCTCTGCTGCTTATCCGTGCCAGTGTGCAACCTGTGATTCccggtatttgccaaaaaatTACTGCAGAAATTTAAGCTGTTATAAATAATTTGACCTCAAATCTGTCAAAAAGTAGCTATATCATATATCATGAAGAATATCAAGTAACGTAGAGCCAGAAATGAcaagtgacttttatatatcctttatttttttctgggtAAAAAGTGTcattgacattttaaaaaagtgtttttcaagACCGATCTAgccaagagggcagcagaaatTGTGAAAAAATATAACCTCACACTTCTATGAACTTACTTTAAGTGGCCAAAAAGAACTGGACTGATGACAATATGAGTACAATCACCCAAAGTCATAAAGATACTTCAAAAATATGCAATTTCTTTATTTAGGAAACGAAACTGCAACACAGATTAATACTCACTTATCATTCACGCACACATCACATCCCACAAGAATCATCCCCACCGGACTCACCCCACTCATCCGACATTAAACTGCCCACCTTACTAACTGGATCATGTCACAAGACGGTGGGCTGGCTCAAACTAACAGAAAGTTGAATATTAAATgaacagtatattaacttataTAAACTTACAAACACCTGTATCAGAACTCAAATAGAATTATCCTATGAACTTACCTTttatacaggtaagcagatgtgtctttggataatggcaggtattATGTATGACATGTATCCTGAAATAAGATAAACTAACAAGAAAACTTCTGTTTACCTTTGTTAGCCACTTGGCTTTGATAGTAAATAGTAGAGAGACAGTAGACACTGATGTGGCTTATTGAATGTTTTGGGCTGTGTTCAGCACAATATTAATTAGCCATTAATTGGAAGAGCTGTATTGTTGATTTGTCTGCTATTCTCAatgtatgatgaattataatGACTGTTTGTTAGCAATTTGCATACTCTCTCTCACTATATAAAACATTTATCTGGTTAAATTCAGTATGATTCCAACAACagttttcacaataaaatatgttaatgtacaatccacGGGTGTGGCTTGCAGAGGATCCACACGGGTGTGGCTTGCAGAGGATGCAATCCGCCCGGAGATGACGTTAAGACAGTGATGTTAAAACAAAGAGGTCTCACTCTTCCAAACATCTTTGCCCGGCTGGAGAACTGTCGTACTCAATCTGTACTGAGAGAGAACAAAGGTTGCGGGGGGGGGTGTCAAACTTTTATGCTCTCTTAAGTTTGAGACTTAATGCTTAATGACGAAATTGGCGCCACTCCGACCCGAGCGGACCCTGGCGGACTCACAGACTCAGAAAGTAACATCCGGCTTGAGAGAGACATCTTGATTCTCATTAACTCTCTGACTGCGCGAGTCGAGAGTGTCCAATCAGAGTTGAAAGTCGAGGCACGGAGCGAGCGGAGACACGGAGCAAGCGGAGACACGGAGCAAGCGGAGCCACTAGTTGAAATGTGCATCTTACTGTATAGACTTgttaaaaagatgaaaattCAGGAGTTTCTGTATTTCTGCCTTGTTCTTGTAACTGCGTCTGCGAAAGGACATGAAAACGGTAAGAAGACTAATGCTTAGTAACTGCATTCATTTAGCGATCGATCGtagaaatttaaaatataaaccaCTGATACGATTTTCGCCAAAATTTATACAGTgctgtaaatttgaatgttataaatgtgtaattttgatTTTACAAGTCCAGAATATAATAGATAGGAGAGGAAAATGGGGAATCTGGATTACTCAAAAGacagtttttgtctgtttgtttgtttgttttattagtcctttatttatctaggtaaaaaaaactcattgagaataaaaatctaatttccAAGAGAGCACATAAGTATGGAGGACCAGAAttctttatttcgatgcgcatggctcttgtggtcctccatacatAAGTAAATAACACATACCGTAACACATTTTTACAGCGCGTATGCCAGGTTCATACCCAGAAAGTGCACTTCCCTTTTACAAGCAATCAACACCTACATGCTGTAGGTAGGTGGCGCTATTTCTCTTGACCAGAACTGAAGAAACTCTGTACTTCCAACATGAtgattaacacacacatacaatcaagcccataattattcatacccatggcaaattttgacttaaagttacttttattcaaccagcaagttttttttttgactggaCAATGACATAGGCgtctcccaaaagataataagacaatgtacaaattgtggaaaaaaaacatttctcagcTCTCAGTGTGGACCTGCAGCTGCGCATAATAGAAGTATATACAACTGGACAATTTAACTGTGAATTAATGAGTTTACTGTATATTTCCACTATAGAAAAATCCTTTCTGTTAGAGAAAGGATTAAACGCGTCCCTTGGCCAgcggaaaacaaacaaacaaacaagcccTTGCACTCAAGTCTGGTGTGTCCTGAAAGGGAGAACCACAGACACAAATGTCATATTGCAAAATTATACCACTGAGGCATGCTGGGTAACCaggtgacttaaaaaaaaaaagtgaaattacaTCAAACTGAAAAACGCAAAAAGCATCTTTTTAACGACTGACTCTGCTGCTCTTCGAGAGtagatttaaattttttttcgaTTTTGTGACGACAAATTGAatcgttttttttaaaattgttttatatTCAAAAACTGTTATTACCTTGgatctactttttttttacttttgaaaaACCTCTTTTAGACATTGGTCCAGGTTGTAGGTCTAATGAGTGACTTGTGTAAACACaagtaaaacacacaatattaaaaggtgtaaaatgTGTGATGATTGTGACACACTGACCTGTCAAAACCAAAACTAAACGAGTCTCGTGGTCATTTCAcaaagtataaaataaaatcattgaataaatctttttcatatttataaactgtgtttttaGAGTAATGGAGGTTAGGTACATGTGTTTTAGGACCTTTGACTTACTCAAACATAAGGATTAAAACATGCTTCATCCTTCAGGGCGGGGAGTCATCACAGTGGTGGTCCCAGAAGGAAGAGACGCCATCTTACCCTGCTCCCTCAGGACCAAGCTGAGCCTTCAACATGAGGTCTTTGACTGGAAGAAAGATGGTCAGAAGGAGGTGTTCCTGTACTCTGCTCGCGACGAATACAATAACGGACGTCCAGGACAAGACGAGCAGTTCAAAGGTCGGGTCTCACAtttcccagaagagttgaagcttGGTAACGCCTCCATAGTCATCAGAAACACCAAGCTGGTCGACAGTGGAAACTACTCCTGTATTATTCCACATCTTCAGCCAAAGGAACAAAGTTTCAACATTAAACTCATCGTTGGtgagtttttcatttttgaaaacaTCCTGAAAACACGACTAAGATCGCTGCTTTAATCAGTCCAGTAATGTAATAACTGAGTTCTGCATTTATGATGTGGTGGCTCTCACTGTTAGACTGTACAAATGTAACTACGAGGCAAACAGCAGGGGATAAGCTGATGATGCAGAGTGAAAAcgtgttgttgttgcttttcagAACGTGTCTTTAAGGACCGATCAGGTGATGTCACAGGtgagtgatgatgtcatttaCATCTGTGGCGTGTGCTGCAGCTCTGCAGGCCTGAGCGTCATTTGAGAAGTGTTGATACTGAACAGCATAAACAGTTCAGTTAATCAGAGTCTGTGATGCTCTGCTGTTAAAAGCAGATCAGGAGAAACGGTGTTGAACCCTGTTTTTGATCTATAACCCCAAtgtgtgta
It encodes the following:
- the LOC120439801 gene encoding V-set domain-containing T-cell activation inhibitor 1-like isoform X1, whose amino-acid sequence is MCILLYRLVKKMKIQEFLYFCLVLVTASAKGHENGRGVITVVVPEGRDAILPCSLRTKLSLQHEVFDWKKDGQKEVFLYSARDEYNNGRPGQDEQFKGRVSHFPEELKLGNASIVIRNTKLVDSGNYSCIIPHLQPKEQSFNIKLIVERVFKDRSGDVTGAAPKPFVGILSITEDGALLKCEVPGAFPKPSVEWKDSDGNILPAEEPRVSYRGDRYYVSLLITVTKTDTNVFRCVATQQEISHVTDDEIYVPHCGKTAENCCGVGVVVAAFCGGVLITAILFVVIKYIRR
- the LOC120439801 gene encoding V-set domain-containing T-cell activation inhibitor 1-like isoform X2, coding for MCILLYRLVKKMKIQEFLYFCLVLVTASAKGHENGRGVITVVVPEGRDAILPCSLRTKLSLQHEVFDWKKDGQKEVFLYSARDEYNNGRPGQDEQFKGRVSHFPEELKLGNASIVIRNTKLVDSGNYSCIIPHLQPKEQSFNIKLIVGAAPKPFVGILSITEDGALLKCEVPGAFPKPSVEWKDSDGNILPAEEPRVSYRGDRYYVSLLITVTKTDTNVFRCVATQQEISHVTDDEIYVPHCGKTAENCCGVGVVVAAFCGGVLITAILFVVIKYIRR